A single region of the Ziziphus jujuba cultivar Dongzao chromosome 10, ASM3175591v1 genome encodes:
- the LOC107426221 gene encoding uncharacterized protein LOC107426221 isoform X4 has translation MTSTSFAAASMYEKEFMELVWEKGEIQVRGPSCRWKSDIVEAKGEKRGKLGSIVNFGRATEDCDHGLKYTTPSVDHHYKPHPHPHHSHEFYSEKIAAAATAATGNNNDCRIVPEYENENDCAEYENECPEYEYAHLKPAVNINDASKLERTITQTNHRLRAFPRRNCSDHIDSTSLPEVVLERQAACVAHKITTTTTTTPSHSSHSSHDSHSDSHYGGQWFLGVGVASNHQEKNSKNSNQKWNKSRRNSGDLSHFSSGIRLATVPKPNNVATNVNTPCTCTAAAAATKYSIVTDKDHQRRPDALGIVPNHHLESLTANTASVKHLQINPTVKPLDLHYLSLRPHVPADEHSEAFGNKVVALEEQLPHKKTKTPKISKPKTKTQTATGKYFTRSPPPSVPSASVCSLGASNSPAHAHAHAHAHPLKRTSEDTEESAYPCKANYSSNNTQSVEDEPKAQAVIKAAVAPGGGRSKRNRTAQIHNLSEKRRRDTINKKMRELKELLPNCNKVDKVSMLDEAIEYLQTLQRQLQQMLSMGNEIMAPQMMLPAGAPHLCDPSMMRLSSSLLPCFPTTTSTSTSTSAGTGTGGHSNPYNSGFQMLPFPAYLLPFNTIPLHSLVPPAISRPTTLFDQPYFASKYYSNPHFVHMFYNNNNNTPTNHVERSRTTQSTSTHQVPSLWIQHWQ, from the exons ATGACATCCACCTCCTTCGCTGCAGCCTCTAT GTATGAGAAGGAGTTTATGGAGTTAGTATGGGAAAAAGGTGAGATCCAAGTGAGAGGACCATCCTGCAGGTGGAAAAGTGATATTGttgaagctaaaggagaaaagagAGGCAAGTTAGGGAGCATTGTGAATTTTGGAAGAGCAACAGAGGATTGTGATCATGGTTTGAAATATACTACTCCTAGTGTTGATCATCATTACAAACCTCACCCTCATCCTCACCACTCTCATGAGTTCTACTCAGAAAAAATTGCTGCTGCTGCCACGGCGGCCACTGGGAATAATAATGATTGCCGTATTGTTCCAGAATacgaaaatgaaaatgattgtGCAGAATATGAAAATGAATGTCCAGAATATGAATATGCACATTTAAAACCAGCAGTGAATATTAACGATGCATCGAAGTTGGAGAGAACAATCACTCAGACTAATCATCGGCTGAGAGCTTTCCCACGGAGGAATTGTAGTGATCACATTGATTCAACCTCCTTGCCAGAAGTAGTGCTAGAGCGCCAAGCTGCTTGTGTTGCTCATAAAATAACtactacaacaacaacaactccTTCTCATTCTTCTCATTCTTCTCATGATTCTCATTCTGATTCTCATTATGGTGGCCAGTGGTTCCTAGGAGTAGGAGTAGCAAGTAATCATCAAGAGAAGAATTCGAAGAATTCGAACCAGAAGTGGAACAAGAGTAGGAGGAACAGCGGCGACTTGTCCCACTTTTCCAGTGGAATAAGACTTGCAACTGTTCCTAAACCTAATAATGTAGCTACTAATGTTAATACACCTTGCACTTGCAccgctgctgctgctgctaccAAGTACTCAATCGTCACGGACAAAGATCATCAGAGGCGCCCGGATGCTTTAGGCATCGTTCCCAACCATCATCTTGAATCGCTTACTGCTAATACTGCTAGTGTCAAACATCTCCAAATTAATCCAACCGTCAAACCACTAGATCTACACTACTTATCCCTTCGGCCTCATGTTCCAGCCGATGAGCACTCTGAAGCTTTCGGTAACAAAGTTGTTGCCTTAGAAGAACAACTTCCCCACAAGAAAACGAAAACCCCCAAAATCTCAAAACCAAAAACGAAAACCCAAACTGCAACTGGAAAGTACTTCACACGATCTCCTCCTCCTTCTGTTCCATCAGCTTCAGTATGCTCTCTGGGAGCTTCAAATAGCCCAGCACACGCACACGCACACGCACATGCACACCCTCTGAAGCGCACATCTGAGGACACTGAAGAGTCTGCCTATCCATGTAAA gcTAATTACAGTTCCAACAACACTCAGAGTGTTGAAGATGAACCCAAGGCTCAGGCTGTTATAAAAGCAGCAGTTGCTCCCGGAGGAGGTAGATCCAAGAGAAACCGAACTGCACAAATCCATAATTTGTCCGAAAAG AGGCGAAGAGATACCATCAACAAGAAGATGCGGGAGTTAAAAGAGCTCTTACCCAATTGCAATAAG GTGGACAAAGTTTCAATGCTTGACGAGGCCATTGAGTATCTCCAGACACTTCAGCGTCAATTAcag caGATGTTGTCGATGGGAAACGAGATTATGGCGCCTCAAATGATGCTGCCTGCTGGAGCGCCACATTTGTGTGATCCATCGATGATGAGACTAAGCAGCAGCCTACTCCCCTGCTTCCCTACGACTACTAGTACTAGTACTAGCACTAGCGCTGGCACTGGAACTGGTGGTCATTCTAATCCTTATAATTCTGGATTTCAGATGCTTCCCTTCCCTGCTTATCTGCTTCCCTTCAATACTATTCCTCTTCATTCCCTCGTACCACCCGCTATCTCCAGGCCCACCACCCTTTTTGATCAGCCTTATTTTGCTTCCAAATATTATTCAAACCCCCATTTCGTCCATATGttttacaacaacaacaacaacactcCTACAAATCATGTTGAGCGCTCCAGGACTACCCAATCAACTTCTACTCATCAG GTACCTTCTTTGTGGATTCAGCATTGGCAATAA
- the LOC107426221 gene encoding uncharacterized protein LOC107426221 isoform X5, with product MTSTSFAAASMYEKEFMELVWEKGEIQVRGPSCRWKSDIVEAKGEKRGKLGSIVNFGRATEDCDHGLKYTTPSVDHHYKPHPHPHHSHEFYSEKIAAAATAATGNNNDCRIVPEYENENDCAEYENECPEYEYAHLKPAVNINDASKLERTITQTNHRLRAFPRRNCSDHIDSTSLPEVVLERQAACVAHKITTTTTTTPSHSSHSSHDSHSDSHYGGQWFLGVGVASNHQEKNSKNSNQKWNKSRRNSGDLSHFSSGIRLATVPKPNNVATNVNTPCTCTAAAAATKYSIVTDKDHQRRPDALGIVPNHHLESLTANTASVKHLQINPTVKPLDLHYLSLRPHVPADEHSEAFGNKVVALEEQLPHKKTKTPKISKPKTKTQTATGKYFTRSPPPSVPSASVCSLGASNSPAHAHAHAHAHPLKRTSEDTEESAYPCKSVEDEPKAQAVIKAAVAPGGGRSKRNRTAQIHNLSEKRRRDTINKKMRELKELLPNCNKVDKVSMLDEAIEYLQTLQRQLQQMLSMGNEIMAPQMMLPAGAPHLCDPSMMRLSSSLLPCFPTTTSTSTSTSAGTGTGGHSNPYNSGFQMLPFPAYLLPFNTIPLHSLVPPAISRPTTLFDQPYFASKYYSNPHFVHMFYNNNNNTPTNHVERSRTTQSTSTHQCLDLLESSLDYPRA from the exons ATGACATCCACCTCCTTCGCTGCAGCCTCTAT GTATGAGAAGGAGTTTATGGAGTTAGTATGGGAAAAAGGTGAGATCCAAGTGAGAGGACCATCCTGCAGGTGGAAAAGTGATATTGttgaagctaaaggagaaaagagAGGCAAGTTAGGGAGCATTGTGAATTTTGGAAGAGCAACAGAGGATTGTGATCATGGTTTGAAATATACTACTCCTAGTGTTGATCATCATTACAAACCTCACCCTCATCCTCACCACTCTCATGAGTTCTACTCAGAAAAAATTGCTGCTGCTGCCACGGCGGCCACTGGGAATAATAATGATTGCCGTATTGTTCCAGAATacgaaaatgaaaatgattgtGCAGAATATGAAAATGAATGTCCAGAATATGAATATGCACATTTAAAACCAGCAGTGAATATTAACGATGCATCGAAGTTGGAGAGAACAATCACTCAGACTAATCATCGGCTGAGAGCTTTCCCACGGAGGAATTGTAGTGATCACATTGATTCAACCTCCTTGCCAGAAGTAGTGCTAGAGCGCCAAGCTGCTTGTGTTGCTCATAAAATAACtactacaacaacaacaactccTTCTCATTCTTCTCATTCTTCTCATGATTCTCATTCTGATTCTCATTATGGTGGCCAGTGGTTCCTAGGAGTAGGAGTAGCAAGTAATCATCAAGAGAAGAATTCGAAGAATTCGAACCAGAAGTGGAACAAGAGTAGGAGGAACAGCGGCGACTTGTCCCACTTTTCCAGTGGAATAAGACTTGCAACTGTTCCTAAACCTAATAATGTAGCTACTAATGTTAATACACCTTGCACTTGCAccgctgctgctgctgctaccAAGTACTCAATCGTCACGGACAAAGATCATCAGAGGCGCCCGGATGCTTTAGGCATCGTTCCCAACCATCATCTTGAATCGCTTACTGCTAATACTGCTAGTGTCAAACATCTCCAAATTAATCCAACCGTCAAACCACTAGATCTACACTACTTATCCCTTCGGCCTCATGTTCCAGCCGATGAGCACTCTGAAGCTTTCGGTAACAAAGTTGTTGCCTTAGAAGAACAACTTCCCCACAAGAAAACGAAAACCCCCAAAATCTCAAAACCAAAAACGAAAACCCAAACTGCAACTGGAAAGTACTTCACACGATCTCCTCCTCCTTCTGTTCCATCAGCTTCAGTATGCTCTCTGGGAGCTTCAAATAGCCCAGCACACGCACACGCACACGCACATGCACACCCTCTGAAGCGCACATCTGAGGACACTGAAGAGTCTGCCTATCCATGTAAA AGTGTTGAAGATGAACCCAAGGCTCAGGCTGTTATAAAAGCAGCAGTTGCTCCCGGAGGAGGTAGATCCAAGAGAAACCGAACTGCACAAATCCATAATTTGTCCGAAAAG AGGCGAAGAGATACCATCAACAAGAAGATGCGGGAGTTAAAAGAGCTCTTACCCAATTGCAATAAG GTGGACAAAGTTTCAATGCTTGACGAGGCCATTGAGTATCTCCAGACACTTCAGCGTCAATTAcag caGATGTTGTCGATGGGAAACGAGATTATGGCGCCTCAAATGATGCTGCCTGCTGGAGCGCCACATTTGTGTGATCCATCGATGATGAGACTAAGCAGCAGCCTACTCCCCTGCTTCCCTACGACTACTAGTACTAGTACTAGCACTAGCGCTGGCACTGGAACTGGTGGTCATTCTAATCCTTATAATTCTGGATTTCAGATGCTTCCCTTCCCTGCTTATCTGCTTCCCTTCAATACTATTCCTCTTCATTCCCTCGTACCACCCGCTATCTCCAGGCCCACCACCCTTTTTGATCAGCCTTATTTTGCTTCCAAATATTATTCAAACCCCCATTTCGTCCATATGttttacaacaacaacaacaacactcCTACAAATCATGTTGAGCGCTCCAGGACTACCCAATCAACTTCTACTCATCAG TGCTTGGACTTGCTGGAGTCCTCACTGGATTATCCTCGAGCTTGA
- the LOC107426221 gene encoding uncharacterized protein LOC107426221 isoform X2, producing the protein MTSTSFAAASMYEKEFMELVWEKGEIQVRGPSCRWKSDIVEAKGEKRGKLGSIVNFGRATEDCDHGLKYTTPSVDHHYKPHPHPHHSHEFYSEKIAAAATAATGNNNDCRIVPEYENENDCAEYENECPEYEYAHLKPAVNINDASKLERTITQTNHRLRAFPRRNCSDHIDSTSLPEVVLERQAACVAHKITTTTTTTPSHSSHSSHDSHSDSHYGGQWFLGVGVASNHQEKNSKNSNQKWNKSRRNSGDLSHFSSGIRLATVPKPNNVATNVNTPCTCTAAAAATKYSIVTDKDHQRRPDALGIVPNHHLESLTANTASVKHLQINPTVKPLDLHYLSLRPHVPADEHSEAFGNKVVALEEQLPHKKTKTPKISKPKTKTQTATGKYFTRSPPPSVPSASVCSLGASNSPAHAHAHAHAHPLKRTSEDTEESAYPCKANYSSNNTQSVEDEPKAQAVIKAAVAPGGGRSKRNRTAQIHNLSEKRRRDTINKKMRELKELLPNCNKVDKVSMLDEAIEYLQTLQRQLQMLSMGNEIMAPQMMLPAGAPHLCDPSMMRLSSSLLPCFPTTTSTSTSTSAGTGTGGHSNPYNSGFQMLPFPAYLLPFNTIPLHSLVPPAISRPTTLFDQPYFASKYYSNPHFVHMFYNNNNNTPTNHVERSRTTQSTSTHQCLDLLESSLDYPRA; encoded by the exons ATGACATCCACCTCCTTCGCTGCAGCCTCTAT GTATGAGAAGGAGTTTATGGAGTTAGTATGGGAAAAAGGTGAGATCCAAGTGAGAGGACCATCCTGCAGGTGGAAAAGTGATATTGttgaagctaaaggagaaaagagAGGCAAGTTAGGGAGCATTGTGAATTTTGGAAGAGCAACAGAGGATTGTGATCATGGTTTGAAATATACTACTCCTAGTGTTGATCATCATTACAAACCTCACCCTCATCCTCACCACTCTCATGAGTTCTACTCAGAAAAAATTGCTGCTGCTGCCACGGCGGCCACTGGGAATAATAATGATTGCCGTATTGTTCCAGAATacgaaaatgaaaatgattgtGCAGAATATGAAAATGAATGTCCAGAATATGAATATGCACATTTAAAACCAGCAGTGAATATTAACGATGCATCGAAGTTGGAGAGAACAATCACTCAGACTAATCATCGGCTGAGAGCTTTCCCACGGAGGAATTGTAGTGATCACATTGATTCAACCTCCTTGCCAGAAGTAGTGCTAGAGCGCCAAGCTGCTTGTGTTGCTCATAAAATAACtactacaacaacaacaactccTTCTCATTCTTCTCATTCTTCTCATGATTCTCATTCTGATTCTCATTATGGTGGCCAGTGGTTCCTAGGAGTAGGAGTAGCAAGTAATCATCAAGAGAAGAATTCGAAGAATTCGAACCAGAAGTGGAACAAGAGTAGGAGGAACAGCGGCGACTTGTCCCACTTTTCCAGTGGAATAAGACTTGCAACTGTTCCTAAACCTAATAATGTAGCTACTAATGTTAATACACCTTGCACTTGCAccgctgctgctgctgctaccAAGTACTCAATCGTCACGGACAAAGATCATCAGAGGCGCCCGGATGCTTTAGGCATCGTTCCCAACCATCATCTTGAATCGCTTACTGCTAATACTGCTAGTGTCAAACATCTCCAAATTAATCCAACCGTCAAACCACTAGATCTACACTACTTATCCCTTCGGCCTCATGTTCCAGCCGATGAGCACTCTGAAGCTTTCGGTAACAAAGTTGTTGCCTTAGAAGAACAACTTCCCCACAAGAAAACGAAAACCCCCAAAATCTCAAAACCAAAAACGAAAACCCAAACTGCAACTGGAAAGTACTTCACACGATCTCCTCCTCCTTCTGTTCCATCAGCTTCAGTATGCTCTCTGGGAGCTTCAAATAGCCCAGCACACGCACACGCACACGCACATGCACACCCTCTGAAGCGCACATCTGAGGACACTGAAGAGTCTGCCTATCCATGTAAA gcTAATTACAGTTCCAACAACACTCAGAGTGTTGAAGATGAACCCAAGGCTCAGGCTGTTATAAAAGCAGCAGTTGCTCCCGGAGGAGGTAGATCCAAGAGAAACCGAACTGCACAAATCCATAATTTGTCCGAAAAG AGGCGAAGAGATACCATCAACAAGAAGATGCGGGAGTTAAAAGAGCTCTTACCCAATTGCAATAAG GTGGACAAAGTTTCAATGCTTGACGAGGCCATTGAGTATCTCCAGACACTTCAGCGTCAATTAcag ATGTTGTCGATGGGAAACGAGATTATGGCGCCTCAAATGATGCTGCCTGCTGGAGCGCCACATTTGTGTGATCCATCGATGATGAGACTAAGCAGCAGCCTACTCCCCTGCTTCCCTACGACTACTAGTACTAGTACTAGCACTAGCGCTGGCACTGGAACTGGTGGTCATTCTAATCCTTATAATTCTGGATTTCAGATGCTTCCCTTCCCTGCTTATCTGCTTCCCTTCAATACTATTCCTCTTCATTCCCTCGTACCACCCGCTATCTCCAGGCCCACCACCCTTTTTGATCAGCCTTATTTTGCTTCCAAATATTATTCAAACCCCCATTTCGTCCATATGttttacaacaacaacaacaacactcCTACAAATCATGTTGAGCGCTCCAGGACTACCCAATCAACTTCTACTCATCAG TGCTTGGACTTGCTGGAGTCCTCACTGGATTATCCTCGAGCTTGA
- the LOC107426221 gene encoding uncharacterized protein LOC107426221 isoform X6: MTSTSFAAASMYEKEFMELVWEKGEIQVRGPSCRWKSDIVEAKGEKRGKLGSIVNFGRATEDCDHGLKYTTPSVDHHYKPHPHPHHSHEFYSEKIAAAATAATGNNNDCRIVPEYENENDCAEYENECPEYEYAHLKPAVNINDASKLERTITQTNHRLRAFPRRNCSDHIDSTSLPEVVLERQAACVAHKITTTTTTTPSHSSHSSHDSHSDSHYGGQWFLGVGVASNHQEKNSKNSNQKWNKSRRNSGDLSHFSSGIRLATVPKPNNVATNVNTPCTCTAAAAATKYSIVTDKDHQRRPDALGIVPNHHLESLTANTASVKHLQINPTVKPLDLHYLSLRPHVPADEHSEAFGNKVVALEEQLPHKKTKTPKISKPKTKTQTATGKYFTRSPPPSVPSASVCSLGASNSPAHAHAHAHAHPLKRTSEDTEESAYPCKANYSSNNTQSVEDEPKAQAVIKAAVAPGGGRSKRNRTAQIHNLSEKRRRDTINKKMRELKELLPNCNKVDKVSMLDEAIEYLQTLQRQLQVPSLWIQHWQ; encoded by the exons ATGACATCCACCTCCTTCGCTGCAGCCTCTAT GTATGAGAAGGAGTTTATGGAGTTAGTATGGGAAAAAGGTGAGATCCAAGTGAGAGGACCATCCTGCAGGTGGAAAAGTGATATTGttgaagctaaaggagaaaagagAGGCAAGTTAGGGAGCATTGTGAATTTTGGAAGAGCAACAGAGGATTGTGATCATGGTTTGAAATATACTACTCCTAGTGTTGATCATCATTACAAACCTCACCCTCATCCTCACCACTCTCATGAGTTCTACTCAGAAAAAATTGCTGCTGCTGCCACGGCGGCCACTGGGAATAATAATGATTGCCGTATTGTTCCAGAATacgaaaatgaaaatgattgtGCAGAATATGAAAATGAATGTCCAGAATATGAATATGCACATTTAAAACCAGCAGTGAATATTAACGATGCATCGAAGTTGGAGAGAACAATCACTCAGACTAATCATCGGCTGAGAGCTTTCCCACGGAGGAATTGTAGTGATCACATTGATTCAACCTCCTTGCCAGAAGTAGTGCTAGAGCGCCAAGCTGCTTGTGTTGCTCATAAAATAACtactacaacaacaacaactccTTCTCATTCTTCTCATTCTTCTCATGATTCTCATTCTGATTCTCATTATGGTGGCCAGTGGTTCCTAGGAGTAGGAGTAGCAAGTAATCATCAAGAGAAGAATTCGAAGAATTCGAACCAGAAGTGGAACAAGAGTAGGAGGAACAGCGGCGACTTGTCCCACTTTTCCAGTGGAATAAGACTTGCAACTGTTCCTAAACCTAATAATGTAGCTACTAATGTTAATACACCTTGCACTTGCAccgctgctgctgctgctaccAAGTACTCAATCGTCACGGACAAAGATCATCAGAGGCGCCCGGATGCTTTAGGCATCGTTCCCAACCATCATCTTGAATCGCTTACTGCTAATACTGCTAGTGTCAAACATCTCCAAATTAATCCAACCGTCAAACCACTAGATCTACACTACTTATCCCTTCGGCCTCATGTTCCAGCCGATGAGCACTCTGAAGCTTTCGGTAACAAAGTTGTTGCCTTAGAAGAACAACTTCCCCACAAGAAAACGAAAACCCCCAAAATCTCAAAACCAAAAACGAAAACCCAAACTGCAACTGGAAAGTACTTCACACGATCTCCTCCTCCTTCTGTTCCATCAGCTTCAGTATGCTCTCTGGGAGCTTCAAATAGCCCAGCACACGCACACGCACACGCACATGCACACCCTCTGAAGCGCACATCTGAGGACACTGAAGAGTCTGCCTATCCATGTAAA gcTAATTACAGTTCCAACAACACTCAGAGTGTTGAAGATGAACCCAAGGCTCAGGCTGTTATAAAAGCAGCAGTTGCTCCCGGAGGAGGTAGATCCAAGAGAAACCGAACTGCACAAATCCATAATTTGTCCGAAAAG AGGCGAAGAGATACCATCAACAAGAAGATGCGGGAGTTAAAAGAGCTCTTACCCAATTGCAATAAG GTGGACAAAGTTTCAATGCTTGACGAGGCCATTGAGTATCTCCAGACACTTCAGCGTCAATTAcag GTACCTTCTTTGTGGATTCAGCATTGGCAATAA
- the LOC107426221 gene encoding uncharacterized protein LOC107426221 isoform X1, giving the protein MTSTSFAAASMYEKEFMELVWEKGEIQVRGPSCRWKSDIVEAKGEKRGKLGSIVNFGRATEDCDHGLKYTTPSVDHHYKPHPHPHHSHEFYSEKIAAAATAATGNNNDCRIVPEYENENDCAEYENECPEYEYAHLKPAVNINDASKLERTITQTNHRLRAFPRRNCSDHIDSTSLPEVVLERQAACVAHKITTTTTTTPSHSSHSSHDSHSDSHYGGQWFLGVGVASNHQEKNSKNSNQKWNKSRRNSGDLSHFSSGIRLATVPKPNNVATNVNTPCTCTAAAAATKYSIVTDKDHQRRPDALGIVPNHHLESLTANTASVKHLQINPTVKPLDLHYLSLRPHVPADEHSEAFGNKVVALEEQLPHKKTKTPKISKPKTKTQTATGKYFTRSPPPSVPSASVCSLGASNSPAHAHAHAHAHPLKRTSEDTEESAYPCKANYSSNNTQSVEDEPKAQAVIKAAVAPGGGRSKRNRTAQIHNLSEKRRRDTINKKMRELKELLPNCNKVDKVSMLDEAIEYLQTLQRQLQQMLSMGNEIMAPQMMLPAGAPHLCDPSMMRLSSSLLPCFPTTTSTSTSTSAGTGTGGHSNPYNSGFQMLPFPAYLLPFNTIPLHSLVPPAISRPTTLFDQPYFASKYYSNPHFVHMFYNNNNNTPTNHVERSRTTQSTSTHQCLDLLESSLDYPRA; this is encoded by the exons ATGACATCCACCTCCTTCGCTGCAGCCTCTAT GTATGAGAAGGAGTTTATGGAGTTAGTATGGGAAAAAGGTGAGATCCAAGTGAGAGGACCATCCTGCAGGTGGAAAAGTGATATTGttgaagctaaaggagaaaagagAGGCAAGTTAGGGAGCATTGTGAATTTTGGAAGAGCAACAGAGGATTGTGATCATGGTTTGAAATATACTACTCCTAGTGTTGATCATCATTACAAACCTCACCCTCATCCTCACCACTCTCATGAGTTCTACTCAGAAAAAATTGCTGCTGCTGCCACGGCGGCCACTGGGAATAATAATGATTGCCGTATTGTTCCAGAATacgaaaatgaaaatgattgtGCAGAATATGAAAATGAATGTCCAGAATATGAATATGCACATTTAAAACCAGCAGTGAATATTAACGATGCATCGAAGTTGGAGAGAACAATCACTCAGACTAATCATCGGCTGAGAGCTTTCCCACGGAGGAATTGTAGTGATCACATTGATTCAACCTCCTTGCCAGAAGTAGTGCTAGAGCGCCAAGCTGCTTGTGTTGCTCATAAAATAACtactacaacaacaacaactccTTCTCATTCTTCTCATTCTTCTCATGATTCTCATTCTGATTCTCATTATGGTGGCCAGTGGTTCCTAGGAGTAGGAGTAGCAAGTAATCATCAAGAGAAGAATTCGAAGAATTCGAACCAGAAGTGGAACAAGAGTAGGAGGAACAGCGGCGACTTGTCCCACTTTTCCAGTGGAATAAGACTTGCAACTGTTCCTAAACCTAATAATGTAGCTACTAATGTTAATACACCTTGCACTTGCAccgctgctgctgctgctaccAAGTACTCAATCGTCACGGACAAAGATCATCAGAGGCGCCCGGATGCTTTAGGCATCGTTCCCAACCATCATCTTGAATCGCTTACTGCTAATACTGCTAGTGTCAAACATCTCCAAATTAATCCAACCGTCAAACCACTAGATCTACACTACTTATCCCTTCGGCCTCATGTTCCAGCCGATGAGCACTCTGAAGCTTTCGGTAACAAAGTTGTTGCCTTAGAAGAACAACTTCCCCACAAGAAAACGAAAACCCCCAAAATCTCAAAACCAAAAACGAAAACCCAAACTGCAACTGGAAAGTACTTCACACGATCTCCTCCTCCTTCTGTTCCATCAGCTTCAGTATGCTCTCTGGGAGCTTCAAATAGCCCAGCACACGCACACGCACACGCACATGCACACCCTCTGAAGCGCACATCTGAGGACACTGAAGAGTCTGCCTATCCATGTAAA gcTAATTACAGTTCCAACAACACTCAGAGTGTTGAAGATGAACCCAAGGCTCAGGCTGTTATAAAAGCAGCAGTTGCTCCCGGAGGAGGTAGATCCAAGAGAAACCGAACTGCACAAATCCATAATTTGTCCGAAAAG AGGCGAAGAGATACCATCAACAAGAAGATGCGGGAGTTAAAAGAGCTCTTACCCAATTGCAATAAG GTGGACAAAGTTTCAATGCTTGACGAGGCCATTGAGTATCTCCAGACACTTCAGCGTCAATTAcag caGATGTTGTCGATGGGAAACGAGATTATGGCGCCTCAAATGATGCTGCCTGCTGGAGCGCCACATTTGTGTGATCCATCGATGATGAGACTAAGCAGCAGCCTACTCCCCTGCTTCCCTACGACTACTAGTACTAGTACTAGCACTAGCGCTGGCACTGGAACTGGTGGTCATTCTAATCCTTATAATTCTGGATTTCAGATGCTTCCCTTCCCTGCTTATCTGCTTCCCTTCAATACTATTCCTCTTCATTCCCTCGTACCACCCGCTATCTCCAGGCCCACCACCCTTTTTGATCAGCCTTATTTTGCTTCCAAATATTATTCAAACCCCCATTTCGTCCATATGttttacaacaacaacaacaacactcCTACAAATCATGTTGAGCGCTCCAGGACTACCCAATCAACTTCTACTCATCAG TGCTTGGACTTGCTGGAGTCCTCACTGGATTATCCTCGAGCTTGA